One region of Camelina sativa cultivar DH55 chromosome 6, Cs, whole genome shotgun sequence genomic DNA includes:
- the LOC104793882 gene encoding nucleoside diphosphate kinase 1-like has protein sequence MEKTFVMIKPDGVQRRLIPEVIRRFEEKRFSLKGMKLMNVERCLAEKHYENLSDKKVLFRRLVDYIVSSGPVVAMIWEGKNVVETVGEMIGPTNPSDCYAATIRRDFGIDKIRNVIHGSDSVDIANKEIALWFPEGPLNWDPKINNYWNQFDC, from the exons ATGGAGAAAACTTTCGTCATGATCAAGCCCGACGGTGTCCAGAGGCGACTA ATCCCTGAAGTCATCAGAAGGTTTGAAGAGAAGCGTTTCAGTTTGAAGG GCATGAAGCTGATGAATGTTGAGCGGTGTCTTGCTGAGAAGCACTACGAGAACCTGTCTGACAAGAAAGTATTATTCAGGCGTCTGGTTGATTACATTGTGTCTTCAGGGCCTGTTGTTGCAATGATATGGGAGGGGAAGAATGTTGTGGAGACAGTTGGAGAGATGATTGGACCCACAAACCCATCAGACTGCTACGCTGCAACCATCCGTAGGGATTTTGGTATTGACAAGATCAGGAACGTGATCCATGGGAGTGACTCTGTCGACATTGCAAACAAGGAGATTGCATTGTGGTTCCCCGAAGGACCTCTCAACTGGGACCCAAAAATCAACAATTATTGGAACCAGTTCGATTGTTGA